A genomic stretch from Coffea arabica cultivar ET-39 chromosome 10c, Coffea Arabica ET-39 HiFi, whole genome shotgun sequence includes:
- the LOC140015892 gene encoding uncharacterized protein, whose protein sequence is MGLGNTVVDENDTSNQDRAKAMIFLRRHLDEGLKIEYLTVKDPLVLWRDLKERFDHLKLVVLPKARYDWLHLRLQDFKSVNEYNSAMFKITSQLSLCGEKVTDENMLEKTFSTFHVSNMLLQQQYREKGFKKYSELIACLLLAEQNNELLLKNHESRPTGASPFPEANATQFQNSVRGRGRGRGHRGGRGRGRGRGRGRGRDRSRFMPRENYHHGKQQNISQERENDYDPKEGEKKVYEEKYYRCGMEGHWSRTYRTAEHLVDLYQASLKKKDKDVETNFIDQKDAYDDDDADMTHLDIADFFEHPEDAK, encoded by the coding sequence ATGGGTCTTGGTAATACTGTTGTTGATGAGAATGATACCTCAAACCAAGACCGTGCCAAGGCCATGATTTTCCTTCGTCGTCATTTAGATGAAGGATTAAAAATAGAGTATCTTACTGTCAAAGATCCTCTTGTCCTTTGGCGAGATTTGAAAGAAAGATTCGACCACCTGAAATTGGTTGTTCTTCCAAAAGCCCGATATGATTGGCTCCACTTACGACTACAAGATTTCAAATCTGTCAACGAATATAATTCAGCCATGTTCAAAATTACTTCTCAATTATCATTGTGTGGTGAAAAAGTCACTGATGAAAATATGTTAGAGAAAACATTCTCTACTTTTCATGTCTCTAATATGCTCCTGCAGCAGCAATATAGAGAGAAAGGATTTAAGAAATATTCTGAACTTATTGCATgtctcctcttggccgaacaaaataatgaattattGCTGAAAAATCACGAGTCCCGACCAACTGGTGCAAGTCCATTCCCTGAAGCGAATGCgactcaatttcaaaattctgttcgaggtcgtggacgtggacgtggccatAGAGGTGGCCGTGGAAGAGgccgtggacgtggccgtggccGTGGACGTGATCGTAGTAGATTTATGCCCCGTGAAAATTATCACCACGGCAAGCAACAAAATATTtctcaagagagagaaaatgacTACGATCCgaaagaaggagaaaagaaagtttatgaagaaaaataCTACCGATGTGGTATGGAAGGTCACTGGTCCCGTACCTATCGTACGGCTGAACATCTTGTTGACCTCTATCAAGCatcattgaaaaagaaagacaaagatGTCGAGACAAATTTTATCGATCAAAAGGATGcttatgatgatgatgatgctgaCATGACACACCTGGATATTGCTGATTTCTTTGAGCATCCTGAAGATGCAAAAtga
- the LOC113713991 gene encoding monocopper oxidase-like protein SKU5: MASLSNGACKFLLGFLLIFQVSFAKGEDIFLEWHVAIDTRIKPIVSVNQPVITINGMFPGPLINSTTNDNIHVNVFNDLDEPLLMTWNGIQQRLNSWQDGVSGTNCPIQPGNNWTYVFQMKDQIGSFFYFPTTKFQKAAGGFGPIRVNNRIVINVPFPKPQDEFDLLIGDWYQESYKDVRAQLNSSTASHTLPTWMLMNGKGPFGNPLTTAHESFTVSPGKTYRFRISNVGTTWSFNFRIQNHKMLLVETEGSYTNQITVDTLDVHVGQSYSVLVAADQNAADYYIVASPKMIAETNQSSLMAVGVLHYENSSTPPNGPLPKGPDPFDINSSITQARSVRWNLTTGAARPNPQGTFNVSNVTLSQSFLLHGGVTANLDGFVHYTVNNVSYDTPNTSLKLADYALNGSGVYLLDDFPVHHISPLAVKGTFVRSGNHKGWLEIVFFNDHQNIDSWHLDGFGFYTVGYGYGNWTPEFRSTYNLYDPVVRSTVQVYPKGWTAVYAYLDNPGMWNLRSQNLKHWYLGQELYVRVHDPDPNPAKEHPPPENLLYCGLVLAPPPPPPPPANPQPMPNPAPPSPQKASAATSNIGWFLIVLGFLTAL; this comes from the exons ATGGCTAGCTTAAGCAACGGTGCATGCAAATTTCTCCTTGGGTTTTTGTTGATTTTCCAGGTCTCTTTTGCAAAAGGAGAGGATATTTTCCTAGAGTGGCATGTTGCAATCGATACAAGAATCAAGCCAATTGTCTCAGTCAATCAGCCG GTTATCACCATCAATGGCATGTTTCCGGGACCTCTTATCAATTCTACAACCAACGACAATATTCATGTTAATGTTTTCAATGACTTGGACGAACCTCTACTCATGACATG GAATGGCATTCAGCAGCGACTGAACTCGTGGCAAGATGGGGTTTCCGGGACCAACTGCCCAATCCAGCCAGGAAATAATTGGACTTACGTTTTTCAAATGAAGGATCAGATTGGGAGCTTCTTTTACTTCCCCACAACAAAGTTTCAAAAGGCCGCGGGAGGATTTGGCCCAATTCGAGTCAACAATCGCATTGTCATCAATGTGCCATTTCCGAAGCCCCAAGATGAGTTCGACCTTCTCATTGGTGACTGGTATCAAGAGAGTTATAAG GATGTCAGAGCCCAATTGAATTCTTCAACGGCTTCACATACTTTGCCTACTTGGATGCTCATGAACGGAAAAGGTCCTTTTGGGAACCCACTTACAACAGCCCATGAATCCTTCACAGTCTCCCCAG GAAAAACATATCGGTTCAGGATTTCAAATGTTGGCACTACATGGAGTTTCAATTTTAGAATCCAAAATCATAAAATGCTGTTAGTGGAAACTGAAGGCTCATACACCAATCAAATCACCGTGGACACTCTTGACGTGCATGTTGGGCAATCCTATTCAGTTCTCGTCGCAGCTGACCAAAATGCTGCTGATTACTACATTGTGGCCAGTCCTAAAATGATAGCTGAGACAAATCAAAGCAGTCTAATGGCAGTTGGAGTGCTACATTATGAAAATTCTTCCACACCTCCAAATGGACCTCTTCCTAAGGGACCTGATCCATTTGACATCAACTCATCCATAACTCAAGCAAGATCTGTCAG GTGGAATTTGACAACAGGTGCTGCAAGGCCTAACCCACAAGGGACTTTCAACGTATCTAATGTAACACTGTCCCAATCCTTTCTTCTACATGGAGGAGTAACTGCTAATCTAGATGGTTTCGTTCACTATACTGTGAACAATGTGTCATACGACACTCCAAACACTTCTTTAAAATTGGCTGATTATGCTCTAAATGGCTCTGGTGTTTATCTTCTTGATGATTTTCCGGTCCATCATATATCACCTCTTGCTGTTAAAGGCACGTTTGTCAGAAGTGGGAACCACAAGGGATGGCTGGAAATTGTCTTTTTCAATGATCATCAGAATATAGACTCTTGGCACTTGGATGGATTTGGATTCTATACTGTTGG GTATGGCTATGGAAATTGGACTCCTGAATTTCGTTCTACATACAATCTTTACGATCCAGTTGTCCGTTCTACCGTTCAG GTGTACCCAAAAGGCTGGACGGCAGTATATGCATATTTGGATAATCCAGGAATGTGGAACTTAAGGTCACAAAATTTGAAGCATTGGTACCTGGGCCAAGAGCTCTATGTCAGGGTGCATGACCCTGATCCCAACCCAGCAAAAGAGCATCCTCCACCAGAAAATTTACTATACTGTG GGCTAGTGCtggctcctcctcctcctcctcctccacctgCCAATCCACAGCCAATGCCTAATCCAGCACCACCTAGTCCGCAAAAAGCTAGTGCAGCAACTTCAAATATTGGATG GTTTCTGATCGTCCTTGGCTTTCTCACGGCTCTATAG